Within Eggerthella timonensis, the genomic segment ACTGCATCGACCGCGCCCCTGAGCGCAGCCGGTCGCGAGCTGCCGAAGCGCTGGCTCGCCATCATCGCAACCATCTGGGGCGGCCAAGCCGCATCCATGATCACCAGCTACGCCGCGGGGTACGCCGTGGTGTGGTACATCACCGAGACCACGGGCAGCGCCCTCATGCTGGCCGCTGCCGCCATCTGCGCCTATTTGCCGCAAGGGCTCCTCTCGCCCTTCGGCGGGGTCATCGCCGACAAGTACAACCGCAAAACCGTCATGATCGTGGCCGATCTCTCGGTTGGCATCGTGTCGCTGGGCCTGGGCATCGTCATCCTGTTCGGTCAGGTGTCGTTCCCGCTGCTCATGATCCTCGTCATCGTGCGCAGCATCGGGCAGGCGTTTCACGGCCCCGCCATGATGGCCGCCATGCCGCTGCTCGTACCCGAGAAGCACCTGCTGCGCATCAACACGCTCGACCAGCTGCTCATGTCCGTGGCATCCATCGGCGCGCCGGCGTTCGGCATCTTCCTGTACACCACCATCGGGTTCCACTCCGTGATGTTCCTCGACTTCGCCGGCGCGCTCGTGGCCGTGGCGGGCCTCGCCCTGGCGAAGATACCCACCGTCACCGACGAGACAACCGAGAACCAGCACGTGCTGGCGAACCTTCGCGATGGATGGAAGGCGCTGTCGGCGAACCGCGGCCTCGTCATCCTCATCGTGGGCATCACCGTCGGCATGATGGCGTTCGCCCCGCTGGGCGCCATCTTCCCGCTCATGACGTACGACCACTTCGGCGGCGACGGCTACATGGCGTCCATCGTAGAGGCCGCGTTCGGCGTCGGAATGATCGCGGGCTCGATCGTGCTCATGGCCTGGGGCGGCGGCAAGCGCCTGGCAGGGCTCATCGCGGTGGCGTCCCTCATCGTGGGCGTCACCACCACGGCGTGCGGATTCCTCACGCCCACTATGTTCTGGGCTTTCGTGGTGCTGTGCGCCATCATGGCGCTGGCCTGCGCCTGGTTCAACGGGCCGCTCATCACGCTCATCCAGCGCAACGTGCCCGAAGAGAAGACGGGCCGCGCGCTGGGATTGGCCATGGCGGCGATGGGGCTCGCCTCGCCCATCGGCATCGCCATCGGCGGCGTGGCGGCCGAAGCCATGGGCGTGGCCGCGTTCTTCGTGGTGGACGGCCTCGTGTGCATCGTGCTGG encodes:
- a CDS encoding MFS transporter translates to MTASTAPLSAAGRELPKRWLAIIATIWGGQAASMITSYAAGYAVVWYITETTGSALMLAAAAICAYLPQGLLSPFGGVIADKYNRKTVMIVADLSVGIVSLGLGIVILFGQVSFPLLMILVIVRSIGQAFHGPAMMAAMPLLVPEKHLLRINTLDQLLMSVASIGAPAFGIFLYTTIGFHSVMFLDFAGALVAVAGLALAKIPTVTDETTENQHVLANLRDGWKALSANRGLVILIVGITVGMMAFAPLGAIFPLMTYDHFGGDGYMASIVEAAFGVGMIAGSIVLMAWGGGKRLAGLIAVASLIVGVTTTACGFLTPTMFWAFVVLCAIMALACAWFNGPLITLIQRNVPEEKTGRALGLAMAAMGLASPIGIAIGGVAAEAMGVAAFFVVDGLVCIVLGLTVYLFKSVRALDHGEPHIVRDSALENGGVDGSQL